One Mugil cephalus isolate CIBA_MC_2020 chromosome 10, CIBA_Mcephalus_1.1, whole genome shotgun sequence genomic window carries:
- the dnajb9a gene encoding dnaJ homolog subfamily B member 9a — MATAQSMVTFAVCILMITELILAKKDYYDILGVPKAATERQIKKAFHKLAMKYHPDKNKSPDAEVRFREIAEAYETLSDENRRREYDQFGDTSAYYSGDGRHRQGTHQPFSFNFDDIFKDFDIYSQNRHARHRRHFDEHSRFHKESHSRHKRHFQGGFGSGVFDEMLDDIERMFTFDKHAKQTDNKFHGASKQHCRTVTQRRGNMVTTYTDCTAT; from the exons atggcaacagcacaGTCCATGGTAACGTTTGCAGTGTGCATCCTCATGATTACAGAGCTGATACTTGCCAAGAAGGACTACTATGATATACTGGGAGTACCCAAAGCTGCCACTGAGCGCCAGATCAAAAAGGCTTTCCACAAGCTTGCAATGAAATATCACCCAGACAAGAACAAGAGTCCAGATGCTGAAGTCAGATTCAGGGAAATCGCTGAAG CTTATGAAACTTTATCTGAtgagaacagaagaagagaatatGATCAGTTTGGTGACACTTCAGCCTACTACAGTGGGGATGGCAGACATAGACAGGGTACCCACCAACCTTTCAGCTTCAACTTTGACGACATATTTAAAGACTTTGACATCTACAGCCAGAACAGGCATGCCCGCCACCGAAGGCACTTCGATGAACACTCCAGGTTCCACAAGGAATCCCACAGCAGACACAAGAGACATTTTCAAGGTGGTTTCGGATCAGGCGTCTTTGATGAAATGCTTGATGACATCGAGAGGATGTTCACTTTTGACAAACACGCCAAACAGACTGACAACAAGTTTCATGGTGCATCTAAACAACACTGCAGGACGGTAACACAGCGCAGGGGAAATATGGTGACTACATACACAGACTGCACTGCAACTTAA
- the LOC125015210 gene encoding calcium-independent phospholipase A2-gamma-like: protein MNHRLASNTWVKISRAFLVKQTLAGKSAASLSLSTASHFRIHAQQPVSYKTSPLSWTHIHHLRIRARKGWVFKATQVRQQRLGLHTSASYLNTSTSRWSTGLSQHMSRVRSTLDTVSKAVGGTHSDLLSKIARLKPNALKAGKKAEGNGESTAKAEGSAVTSAAASPSASASPSSSSLSTSAAAAEASATTSAHPHSPTQTTVAATVLTVRELKEKKLRRVVPAVKASCARKQEELPPALNESKSTTSKQTTELFHPSTLSVSLDDTYNYLANHINSYFSSSAKTQDKKVDNSSSSSQDNQTSELVSGTGKADPAALVTPPSSKRSLGQYLSYSAPTVQAFVGNYIAPLVPKFRTAESKRAAVEEKKKPDDASPNQLEATVSKEQKAAEEKAKKLLLQREKIIARVSVDNRTRALVQALHRASDVRVYINRVEDLSYHLLEFPETRGVAIKEKVIPCLLRLKQANDPGLRAAVREALALVGYQKPVKGRGIRILTIDGGGLRGLLALQTLHKLEELTGKPIYKLFDYICGVSTGAILGFMLGVFQIPVKECDDLYRKLGSDVFKQNVIVGTVKMGWSHAFYDSEAWENILKEKMGSHLLVETVRNPECPKVAAVSTIVNRGTPLKAYVFRNYNLLPGVRSHYLGGCQHQLWQAIRATSAAPGYFQEFILGNDLHQDGGLLINNPTALAIHECKCLWPDTPLECVVSLGTGRFETAGKNSATYTSLKTKLTNVISSATDTEEVHAMLDAFLPPDTYFRFNPYLAEDIAMDENRHEKLSLLQAEGVRYLERNEEKLSKVSGILTREKSSVQRVTEWAKLRVDMYNGLSASFKF, encoded by the exons ATGAACCATAGGTTGGCTTCAAACACCTGGGTGAAAATAAGCAGAGCTTTCCTTGTGAAGCAAACACTTGCCGGCAAGTCAGCAGCATCACTCTCCTTGTCTACTGCCTCTCACTTTAGGATTCATGCACAACAACCTGTTAGCTACAAGACCAGCCCTCTCAGCTGGACGCACATCCACCACCTGAGAATCAGGGCTCGTAAGGGATGGGTCTTTAAAGCGACCCAGGTTAGACAACAGCGCCTCGGACTCCACACCAGCGCCTCGTATTTGAACACTTCAACCTCAAGGTGGTCTACAGGTCTGAGTCAACACATGTCTCGGGTCAGGAGCACACTGGACACAGTCTCTAAAGCTGTGGGCGGGACGCACTCTGATCTTCTCTCCAAAATTGCGCGACTCAAACCTAACGCTTTAAAGGCCGGGAAGAAGGCGGAGGGCAATGGTGAGTCAACGGCAAAAGCGGAGGGGAGTGCAGTCACGTCGGCTGCCGCTTCACCTTCTGCATCTGCTTCACCCAGCTCGTCTTCTCTTTccacttctgctgctgcagctgaggcAAGTGCCACTACCTCCGCTCATCCTCACAGTCCTACCCAAACCACTGTTGCCGCCACAGTCCTGACTGTGCGCGAACTCAAGGAGAAAAAGCTGAGGCGCGTCGTTCCCGCTGTCAAAGCTAGCTGTGCCAGGAAGCAAGAGGAGCTCCCACCTGCACTGAATGAGAGCAAGAGCACGACTTCCAAACAAACCACTGAACTTTTCCATCCCAGCACCCTTTCAGTCAGCCTGGATGACACATACAACTACCTGGCCAATCACATCAACTCGTACTTTAGCAGCAGTGCGAAGACTCAGGACAAGAAGGTGGAcaactcctcttcttcctctcaggATAATCAAACCTCAGAACTTGTGTCGGGGACTGGTAAGGCAGACCCCGCTGCTCTGGTTACTCCACCTTCCTCAAAGAGGAGCTTAGGACAGTACTTGTCCTATTCAGCACCAACTGTGCAAGCATTTGTCGGGAACTACATTGCTCCCCTTGTTCCTAAGTTCAGGACAGCAGAGTCTAAACGCGCTGCagtagaggagaagaagaagcctgaTGATGCATCACCAAACCAGCTGGAGGCTACTGTTAGTAAGGAGCAAaaggctgcagaggagaaagcCAAGAAACTTCTACTCCAAAGGGAGAAG ATTATTGCCAGGGTGAGTGTGGACAATCGAACGCGTGCTCTGGTCCAGGCTCTCCACAGGGCGTCAGATGTAAGGGTGTATATCAACAGGGTGGAGGACCTAAGTTACCACCTGCTGGAGTTTCCAGAGACTCGTGGTGTTGCCATCAAG GAGAAGGTTATCCCATGCCTCCTCCGCCTGAAGCAGGCCAACGACCCGGGCCTGAGGGCAGCGGTCAGGGAGGCTCTGGCTCTCGTCGGCTATCAGAAACCCGTCAAAGGCCGAGGCATACGGATCTTGACCATAGATGGAGGAGGTTTAAG GGGACTCCTTGCCCTTCAGACTTTACACAAGCTGGAAGAACTGACCGGCAAACCCATTTATAAACTGTTTGATTATATCTGTGGCGTCAGCACAG GGGCCATCTTGGGGTTCATGCTCGGCGTATTTCAAATCCCTGTGAAGGAATGTGATGATCTTTACCGGAAGTTGGGCTCGGATGTTTTCAAGCAGAACGTGATCGTTGGGACCGTGAAGATGGGCTGGAGCCACGCTTTCTACGACAGCGAGGCCTGGGAGAACATCCTCAA GGAGAAAATGGGCTCTCACCTCCTGGTGGAGACCGTAAGAAACCCTGAATGCCCCAAG GTGGCAGCGGTGAGCACCATTGTGAACCGGGGCACTCCTCTGAAGGCCTACGTGTTCAGGAACTACAACCTGCTGCCCGGGGTGCGCTCTCACTACCTGGGCGGTTGCCAGCACCAGCTCTGGCAGGCGATCCGTGCTACGTCGGCAGCACCTGGGTATTTCCAGGAGTTCATCTTGGGGAACGATCTCCACCAG GATGGAGGTCTGCTGATTAACAACCCCACGGCGCTCGCCATCCACGAGTGTAAGTGTCTGTGGCCCGACACGCCCCTGGAGTGTGTGGTCTCGCTCGGTACGGGCCGCTTCGAAACCGCCGGCAAGAACAGCGCCACGTACACGAGCCTCAAAACCAAACTCACCAACGTCATCAGCAGCGCCACCGACACGGAAG aGGTTCACGCCATGCTGGATGCCTTCCTGCCCCCGGACACCTACTTCCGCTTCAACCCCTACTTGGCCGAGGACATCGCCATGGACGAGAACCGGCACGAGAAGCTGAGCCTGCTGCAGGCCGAAGGCGTGCGCTACCTGGAGAGGAACGAGGAAAAGCTGAGCAAGGTCTCCGGCATCCTCACCCGAGAGAAGAGCTCCGTCCAGAGGGTGACAGAGTGGGCCAAGCTTAGGGTGGACATGTACAACGGTCTGTCGGCCTCCTTCAAGTTTTAG